DNA sequence from the Nitrososphaerota archaeon genome:
AGAGGGCATTGCCAAGATCGACGGATTTGTGGTCTTTGTCGCTGGCACAAAGCAGGGCCAGAGCGTGAGGATAAAGGTGACGCAAGTCTCTGAGCGGTTTGCATCTGGACAGGTCGTACAGGGTTCAGGAGCGGCTGCAGCATCTACCCCTGGATCTACGGCGTAGACGGCGAACCTAGCGTTCGTAAGGTCTTCAGCCTAAACGTTGGTTGACTCGCAAGGTCAACCATTCCCTTGTATTGCAAACAACCCAGCGGCAGCCATGTTGAAGCCTGTCGGCAATCGTCTCGGAAAAGGCTCAAGCTGGAAGTTCGTTCAAACGGTGCAGGAAAAAAACAGGAGTGCGCGATTCCCTAATCCTCTGAAGTTTCTTCGGAGGCCTCGTGGGTCCCGAGGACCACTAGGTATTCGCTCGACCCTGCCTTGACGTCGAGTCTGATCGCGCCCATTGGTGCGGTTGAAGATGTGTTTCCATGTATTCCAGACAGGTGGATGGTGAACGTGACCCCGCCCGTCGCTGTCCCGGAGCCGGAGGCTGAATCGCCCCCGTCGTTGAGCGTGACGTTCCCGCCCGTCACCACGTAGGTGGTGCCGTTGATGGTGAATGTTCCCTTGGTAATTGTGAGGTTGAAGCCGTCCTCCGACGAGCTTGTCACCTTGAAGGTGAAGCTGCCGGTGGAGTTGCTTGCCCCGCTGTTGTCGTGGTCGTCGCTCTCAAGGCTCTCGTTTGTCAGGTTGTTGGAATGCCCCGTGAGGTTTGCGAAGACGAGCGTCTGTCCGACGGTGAGGTTGAACCCCCCTTCGTCGCCCCCGCCTCTTGTTTCGTTCTGCTGATGCTGAGATGAGCTCTGGTCGCCCTTGGTGTCGTTCTCATTGTGCTGAGATGAAACCTGGTCGCCGCGGGTGTCGTTGCCGTGTTGAGATCCCTGAATGCCGCTTGTCGAGCTACCCGACTGAAGGAAGCCTGGATGAGCGAATGCAATCGCCGCGACCCCCGTGAGGAGGAGCGCGACTATCGCGGACGCTGCGATGGTTGTTGTTTTCACACCTCAGCTTGGGGGAGGAGCGGATGTCAAACCGCTCTTTTGAACAGGGCAAGCTCGCTGTTCAGGACTCTTGAACAGACGGGGAGCAACGAAGAGTGCGGTATTGTCGAGGCAAAACGGGGAAGACCGAAGCCTAGCGGCAGGAACCGTGCCAACACTTCCGCGCCAAAGCGCAGAAGTCCCTAGAAGAACGAGCGGGGACGAGGGGGCAGCCACCCTCGAACGAACCCAACCTAACCCCCCGCCGTCTCGCTGACCCTTCCCACTCGTTCTGACCCCCCGAACGGCCGTTCTAGACAGTAGGTCTAACTCGGCCGCCTTCCATACCCCCGCTCAAGAATGAAAACACAAACGACGAAACTCAAGAACTTCAACGGATTCGGATCAACGGCCGCCAAAGCGACCCTCACAGCTGTCGCAGCACTCATCGCGGGAGCTGGGTTCCTCTCAGGCGTCGCCGCCGGAGCCACATTCAACAACGTCCAGATTTCAGTTTCCACCAGCGCCTCCCTTCCATACTCATACGTCTTCACAGCGTACAACCTGACCGGGGACCTCGTAGGAACTTATCAGGGGCCATACCCAGCCGCGGCATTCGAGCTTCCGACGGGCGACTACCTCTTTACCGTGAGCGCAATTCACCAGTACGGAAGCCCCTGCAACATCTGCATGCTAGGCGCAGCCAGCGGCGCCCCTTCTTCCTCGATCGCAGCGATGCCTGTCAAGTATTTCCAGCCGACGGCTGAATACGGATACGCCGTCCAGCACGTCGACTCGTCCCAGACCATCGACATCAAGACGCAGAACGTGACTCAGTATCCGACAACGCAGATAACCGTCACGGCCGTGTACCAAAACGGCACTGCGGCAGTCGGAGCCTGGATCTCCTCATCGGTCGTGGGGCAGTGGTACTACTGGTGGGGACAGGACACCAAGATCCTGATGTCGGCACAGACTGGAAGCGACGGCGTCGCCACCCTGGTCATCCCTAGCGCCCCGGCCGTAGTGACCGCATGGAGCTGGGTACCGGTCAACCTCCCGACCAACCAGACGACCGTGGTCACGAATGTCGGCGGGCAGAAAGTCAATGTGACCGTCTACTGGCAGCCGACATACGTAGGCCTCTCGGCCTCGGTCCTCCTCCTTCCGCCTTCCACCAGCGCCAAGCTGACCCTCCACTACCAGCCTCAGAACTACTGGGTGATGCCTGCGGGCGTCAAATCTGCTGGAGGCACGAGCGGCACCGGGACGACATCAAGCCAGCCTACCGGAGTCCCCGCACAGACGAGCGCAGCAGCCTCGCAGCGCGCCGGCACGAGCCAGTACTATACTCCGTCAAACATCCCCACCCTCTCAGTCCAGGCCCCAACATCCGGTGGCAGCCAGGGCACGCAATCCTACTTCGGCGTGAGCTCGACCGAACTCCTGTTGTCAGTGGCGGTCTTCGCCGCAGCTGTCGCGGGAGTCTTGGGACTCGTCTTCCTCAGAAGAACCCGAAAGTTGTCTGCCCTCTAGGGGCGGACAACTACCCCTGTTTTCCCTTCCCGGCGTTTCGCAGAGCGTGAGCTAACTTCTCCTTCACCATCCTGCTCACGAGTCCTCCGTCCGCCCTTCCGCGGACCTGAGCCATCACCCTGCCCATCAGAGGTGCGAAGGCCTCTTCCCGCTTCTCCATGACAAGGCCCCCCTCCGCACTCAAGGCTTCGTCGATGATGGAGCCTAGCTCTTCAATCCCTACCGTCCCGAGACCTAGCAGTCCTATGGCATCGGTGACATTCCTCACGCTGCCCTGTCCGACCGCCCTGAGGACGTCGGGGGCCGCCTCCTTTGCGATCCTCCCCGCGCCTATCGCCCTGAGGACATCGACGAAAAGCTCGCTTCGCAGGCTCTCCTCTGGGATTCCCTCTCTGGAAAGCCTCACCGGAAGGTCCACGAGCGTGGACGCGATCAACGACGGCTCGAGCTTGAGCTCCTTGGCTAGGCTCCCGAAGCTCCCCCAGTACTCCGAATCAAAGAGCTTCAGCGTCATGTCTCGGCTGAGCGAGTACCGGCGGCCATACTTTTCCACCAGGACCTCCCAGGGCTCTGTTGAACGGGACCCAATCTTCTTCAGCCTCCCCTCAGCGATGACGACGTCGGGGATGTCTGTCTCTGGATACATCCTCTGCGCTCCCGGCCTCGGCCTCATGTACCTCGTTTCACCCTCCTCGGTCGCTGCCCGGGTCTCGTCAGGAACACCCTCGGCGGCCTTCGCGAGCCTCGCCTGGACCTGTGGAAGCGCTCTCTCGACGATGTCCCTCGGACCTGCAAGGAGGACGAGCGCGTCGTCCCTGTCAGCCCCGCACTCCTTCCGAAGTGCCTCCTCTTCCTTTTCCGAGATGCCTTGATGGGCGAATTCGTCTGAGTGGATGACTCCTCCGAGGGAGTTGGCTCTCGCCACCTCGGCCACCTCTTTGCCCAGCCTCACCCCCGGCCACGGCTCCCAACCAATCAGCCCAGCGAGGCCCATGGCTCTGATGCAGGTCACCACCCCCGAGTCCGCAAGCTCCCTCCGAATGACCTTCGATCCACTCTCCTTGAGGGTCATGGTCACCTCGCAGGCGTCCGTGGTCACCGAAGACGCCCCTCTTTCCTTGACCTTCTTCGCGACCTCCAGGAGGGCGAGCTGTCTCTTCGTCTCGTAGGCCACGACCTTGGGGAGGAGGTTCAGCTTCTGGACCCCCTTCACCTCGACGACTTTTCCTCCATTCACCGAGACGTTGAGGTCCTGTCTTATGGTCCCGAGCCCCCTGGCGACCCTCCCCGTCGACCTGAGGGTCCTCCCAAGGTGAAGCGCAAGCTGACCCACTTCCTCCGGACTCCCGATGAAGGGCTCCAGGGCGACCTCGACGAGGGGGACTCCCAGCCTGTCCAAGGCATAGCGCCGCGACCTGCCGTCCTCGCCCATCAGCCTCGCAGCGTCCTCCTCGACAGTCAGTGATTGAACTCCGACCTTCTTGCCCCCGAACTCTAGGTAGCCGC
Encoded proteins:
- a CDS encoding TRAM domain-containing protein; this translates as MSFGQRGGYGNRGGFGGRSGSFNKPVEVGKEYDVTISDTSRRGEGIAKIDGFVVFVAGTKQGQSVRIKVTQVSERFASGQVVQGSGAAAASTPGSTA
- the gatE gene encoding Glu-tRNA(Gln) amidotransferase subunit GatE, which translates into the protein MTATASDSPKPEVKVGLEIHQQLASSRKLFCECPIVKSEEFPYSFERLLRPAQSETGRLDPAAVFEFVRAGPTVYLCNPESSCLVEADEEPPHGLSEEAVDIAIEVSNLLHSKVVDEIHVMRKIVIDGSNTTGFQRTAVVGLGGYLEFGGKKVGVQSLTVEEDAARLMGEDGRSRRYALDRLGVPLVEVALEPFIGSPEEVGQLALHLGRTLRSTGRVARGLGTIRQDLNVSVNGGKVVEVKGVQKLNLLPKVVAYETKRQLALLEVAKKVKERGASSVTTDACEVTMTLKESGSKVIRRELADSGVVTCIRAMGLAGLIGWEPWPGVRLGKEVAEVARANSLGGVIHSDEFAHQGISEKEEEALRKECGADRDDALVLLAGPRDIVERALPQVQARLAKAAEGVPDETRAATEEGETRYMRPRPGAQRMYPETDIPDVVIAEGRLKKIGSRSTEPWEVLVEKYGRRYSLSRDMTLKLFDSEYWGSFGSLAKELKLEPSLIASTLVDLPVRLSREGIPEESLRSELFVDVLRAIGAGRIAKEAAPDVLRAVGQGSVRNVTDAIGLLGLGTVGIEELGSIIDEALSAEGGLVMEKREEAFAPLMGRVMAQVRGRADGGLVSRMVKEKLAHALRNAGKGKQG